Proteins encoded within one genomic window of Triticum aestivum cultivar Chinese Spring chromosome 2D, IWGSC CS RefSeq v2.1, whole genome shotgun sequence:
- the LOC123053564 gene encoding F-box protein At5g39250, whose protein sequence is MENGFPGEVLKAVFPLLDGKDLVFCMLVCRQWCEIAKDDYFWKCICSRKWPSICKQPPSDTNFQKLYLTFSKPRKTVHLPVPKLTFEDLVFYIDMWLEGSLIFSQAVSGCILRAGLQNTPGGIPDVLVAHLNAADCILMMEVKPKLTVPMGPAITVSVLAHRKDTNKMTCIINTSSFDYIDSNAARALAYEYLRFSPRHPFISDIRAWMSLLFLYKGTNSIEVFGIELDFCDAARSEPEILWLLDMLDWK, encoded by the coding sequence ATGGAAAATGGATTTCCTGGCGAAGTTCTGAAGGCTGTTTTCCCTCTACTGGATGGTAAAGACTTGGTCTTTTGCATGCTTGTATGCCGCCAATGGTGCGAAATTGCAAAGGATGATTACTTCTGGAAATGCATCTGCTCACGGAAATGGCCTTCCATCTGCAAGCAGCCTCCTTCTGACACAAACTTCCAAAAGCTCTATTTAACATTCTCCAAGCCACGGAAGACAGTACACCTTCCTGTACCTAAGCTCACTTTTGAGGATCTGGTGTTTTACATTGACATGTGGCTTGAGGGATCACTAATCTTCTCTCAAGCAGTTTCAGGCTGCATCCTTCGAGCAGGTTTACAGAACACACCTGGCGGCATACCAGATGTACTTGTTGCACATCTGAATGCCGCAGACTGCATTTTGATGATGGAAGTCAAACCCAAGCTGACAGTCCCTATGGGGCCAGCCATCACCGTGTCTGTTCTTGCCCACCGCAAGGACACCAACAAGATGACTTGCATAATCAATACGTCGAGTTTTGATTACATTGACAGCAATGCAGCACGGGCGTTGGCATATGAATATCTCAGGTTTTCGCCCAGACACCCTTTCATATCAGACATCCGGGCCTGGATGTCCTTGCTTTTCCTGTATAAAGGAACAAACTCTATAGAGGTATTTGGTATTGAACTAGATTTTTGTGATGCGGCAAGGTCCGAGCCTGAGATCTTGTGGCTCTTAGACATGCTTGATTGGAAATAG